The genomic stretch GGTTCTACATGAACATAGAGAATCAAATCAGTATGCCAACGCGCTTGCACGAGTTAGAGATGACGGTATTGGTCTTTTAGTTTTTGAGTTAAATAAAAAAGGAACTTCTTTCCCCTTTCCCCTGTTTAGTTTTTCTTTTCGGACTTAGACCctccatttatatatatatatatatatatagggagcatatcaagtgagagcattttaaaatgagagatgagaggaataaatatcaaccattgaattcgtcaagagagagaaggttaatgcattaatgtggctattaatttctctctcttgatgaaaccaatagttgatatttattcctctcatctctcattttaaaatgctctcacttgatatgctccctatatatatatatatatatatatatatatatatatatatataaccaaagttctcatttgatacgtccctatatatatatatatatatatatatatatatatatatatatatatatatatatatatatatatatatatatatatatatatatatatatatatatgattttcaAACGCACAAAATTAATATCTATAAATCCTATAGTTTAAAAAGtattacttttatactttttaaaaataagaaaatccATATAATAGTTTGATCAGGTTTAAAGAGGAatacaatttattttatatttatcataTTGGTTTATGGTgctatttatgaaaataaaataatcaaaaaattcaaattcaaaatttttttattttttttaaatcagcttaatgtaaaacaaatttagtatttaatatgtaaaaaataaatacatttaatatGATGAAATTTTGTTGAGATATGATGTAATTTGGACATAATTAAACAAATTTCTTTTAAAGAATGAATTTTGTTATCCTCAAAGTagaatattattaaaaatcaagagaaaacaaACATCTTAGAGACTATGTCAAAATTCAAGAAGAAACTAAAAAAACAATTGTCTTGTTAAAAACCTTTACCAACAGTGCAATGCACAAAAACTTAATGAAATCTAAAAATTAGTTAAAATCTATGTAAAATTCTGATCACATAAATCTATTAATTTGTACATAATTCAATATCAAAATTTATCTTACAATAAACATCATTGAGTCAGATTAGCTACAGGCCAACTCAAATGGaagatctgaacaccttcagtttCAAATTGAATATCAACAATACTCCGATAGATAAAGTCGAGCATCGTTGTACGCAGCAAGATCTTGATTTTTCACAGGGAAGTAGCAAAACATGTTCATAACCAGCAACCAATTTGTCGTAACTTGATTACTCGCTTAAATCATCGTCAAAATAATTCAGATCCGACTCATCGTCAGTGGCTCCATCGATGTTAGCATGATCTGCATCTGATGATCCTACTGCTCCGTCAGCCATAGTCATCAGTTCAAGGGAACCCTTTAGATGTCTTGCAGCTCCACCATCTTCATAGTCAATTGAATCATTTTCATATTCATCGTCTAATTCAACTCCGAAAGGGATATTCTACAAAAACAAAAGGCAAAACAAATATTCAATTAGATAGCCAATAATTAATGCTAAGCACCAATTAATGCTAAGCACTGAATACCTTATCAACATCGGAGCTTTGTGCAGCGGTATCAACTATCCAGTCACCAAGTAAATGCTCTTGTAAAACATTGTCAACAGATGTTGACTTTGACTCCCTGGACCTTTTCCTTACTTGGCATTCTCTAAGGCGTAAGTTATAGTGAACGTACATAATGTCGTTAAGTTTCTTCTGAGATAGACGATTTTTTCTTTTGTTATATATCTGATCATACATACTTGAATCATGCTCACATGCAAAAGATGAGCATGTCTGACTTAATATACGCACGGCTATTCTTTGCAACTCTAAGCAACTTATTCCATGCTGTTGCCACCAAGCAGCTAGTGAGGTAAACAAAGTTAAGTAAATCAATAAACTCAAATAGAACTAGCAACACATCAATACATATTTAATCGATACATGAAGCATATAACGCGGTGGTTTACCTGGTTCAAGATCTGTTCTTGTGCTAATTGCCAATTCAGTTCCAAAAtcatcttgtgcagaattataaTGAGCAATCTGGATATAACATCATCGTTAACAAGATATGATAATTAAAAATTATCTAATAAAGACTATTACATAGCAGTCATTAAGTATATCTTACTTGCATAGATGCAGATATTCGTCTCATACTATCTAGATCTAGCCGAACAATGCATTCATTCAGCCCTCGTACTACCTCAGAATGCTATAGACATACCAAACTTTCACTTCAGGAAAGATCTTGCATAAAATGAAAAATTTGCGAACAATATGAAAAATATTCAATGCCATGACATACCGCAGCAAAATCCTGACGGTATCGGTATGATGGATTCAAGAAGTAAGCAGCCTTGTAAAGAGGATGACAGAACAGAGAGTTACAATGCCTGTCTATCACCTTCAAGAATGGTTCATATTTACGTGCATCATCGCCAAGACCAAATTTGATTGCAAGTCTTGCCCTGTACAAGTCGTTATATAAAAATGGCATTGACAAGCTCTCGCCACTAGACAGCTTTTGAATCACTTGCAAAATGGGTTCCACTGACTTCCTCACATACTGCATTTTCTTCCAAAATGTAACATTCAGAACAATTCTTTGCACCTCTTTCCCCTCACTTGAGCTGGAGAACCTGGATGACATCCATTTGTTTGAAAGAAACATTCGTCTGAGACTAACTCGATGATCCAACAAACTCAGCAATGTAGCAAAGCTAGAAGCACACTGGGTGCCGGCTGGTCTAAGAAGATCCTTTCCCTGGGTAAATTCACTTTTCATAAGATTTAACAACCATATTTGATTGTATATTAGTTTTGTAATTTTTTGGCCCTTTTCCATGCACTCTTCTACAAATTTTATCTTCATGAAATCTTCAAGCACTTGATTAAAACAGTAGGTAGCGCAAGGAGTCCAAAACAAATTTCTTCTCCTCTCTTCAAGCATTTTCCCTGCAGCTTTATAGTTAGGAGTATTTTCAGTGATTACCTACATCAAAAGAGGGAAATAGAAGAACCCGATTAATAACAGATACAAGGTAATATTTAGGATGAAGGAGAATTCCTCAAGAATAGAAAGAACATTTTACCTGCACTACATTTTCCTCACCTATTTCTTCCACTACTTTGTCCAGAAGCTTAAATAAATATGGTGCATCTTCTACGACATTAGTGGCATCAACTGATGAAACAAAGTATACACCGTGAGGACATGAAACAAGAAAGTTTATAATTGTCCTACCCTGGGTATCTCTCCAACTATCAGCCAGTACAGAACAACCAGTGATTGCCCAGGAAGCCTTATATTCAATAAGGTAATTCTTAATGGAATTGATTTCCTCCTGCAAAAAGCGACTAGAAATAACTTGGCTGGGCGGGCATACCAGTCCTTGTCCATATTGACCGGCCATTTCCagcattttatgaaaatatatggAGTCAGCAGCCTGTAAAGGAATTCCAGCATGGCAAAAGAACTTGCATATTGAGGAAATAACTTCCTTGCGTAATTTCTTTGTGGACGACCCTGTCttaacttttaaatgtttgtaagTTGTAGGAGTCTGATTCGTGGGAGGTTTCCGGTAAAAACTATCTAATTTCGATCTTCTCAATACTGGTTCTGGGCCAGTGGACATTCCCTTGAAGGTCTTTTCTGTATCTTTGGAGTATCTCCTATCAATATCAATCAAAGCTTCCTTGTTTATATGATGCAAAGTATCTTCCGGTTGCTCGTATTCCTCATCATCATTATCGGACTTCGAGTAGAAAGCCAACAGTTCCTTACCCTCAGGATGCCTATGTCTCTTTCCAGTGCGATGCCATTTCATATTATCTTTAATTTTAAGATAAACTTCTTCTGGAGCACTTTTACAAGGTGCTACCTCTCCAGGAATTCTAGCCAAATGTTGTTTAAACCTATTAATACCTCCACTGACAACTTTCTCACAGTAACTGCATTTaacttttttctttctctcatcCTGAGCAACACCATGTTCCCAACCTGGGTCAATATATCCTAAAGACCGAAGAGGAGTCAAATTTACAGACGCATTCCTTTCAACCATCAACTGCCTCCCTTTACTTCTACACCCAACTTGCTCTTCATCGTCTTCATCGTCATTAGAGTGGAAATTCATATATGCCTGCGCATCAACCTGCTTTTGTTTCTTATTGGAACGACACCCTTCcagattttccttcattttaagaTAGACTTCCTCTGGAGCCTTTTCACAGTACGTTACTTCACCAGAAACTCGAGCTAAATGCTGTTTTAATCTGTATATCCCACCACTAACAACTTTCCCACAGTAATTACATCTAACCTTCTTTTTGCGCTCATCTTGAGCAATACCATGATCCCAACCGGGATCAACAAATCCAGTGGAACGTATTGGAGCCATTACATCCAAATCAGAGCTATCACAATTATACCTGCATAAGCATGTGGGATGaatacaaggcacataaatattTAACTGCTAATAAGCATCAAATAGCATCAAAGACTCTGAGAAAACAGTACGTAAGAGAAAGAAAAACTCATATCGCTGGTTAGTAGGATGAATCCAAAGAAACATCAATACCTTTTGTCTCATTGAATACGGTCAACAATAAGAAATACTTTGTAACAATTTTTAACACAGTTGTCTGACGAAAATCAAGGGTCCAATGTTGGATAACAAAAGCACCATCAACTTCATGGATTACAATACAGCCTACACAACCACAGACTATATTTAACAAACATACATTGTACAACACTCAAAAGAGCAATAAGAAATAGCAACCAACAGGTACACAGTTGGACAAAAATCTTCTCGAGAGTTTTGGATCGAAATGTCCTATTGACGCCAAGTTGGGACTAGCATCGAGAGATATTTCCCTGATTCCACATTACATCAATCGGAAGGCAACTCGTGTACCTATGAGGTATAGAAGTGACAAGTCCATGATACTCTTAAGGCTTTGTTTGGCATTAGGAGGGGGAGGGGATGACCTTAGGGCTTTTGAGTTTCCTCCAAATAGTGGAATTTTAGTTTTACAAAAAAAGATAAACCATCCATCATGCATGTTGGGAGACTAACCTCCCTTATTCCCTTTAGTTATGAAACACGGACGACACTCGACATGACACTGACACATCGACACGGACGACACTTGACGTAATACAAGTGCCGGTATATCGGTATTGATGTCCAACACTAACAGGGACACGCCTTTTTCGTCGGATCACTTATtctaaaccttaaaccctaactcttaaaaaaactcaaaattcaggtattttttcttcacaaaaaaaactataaattcaGAAATGAAAATTTCACTCTTCTTCCACCCCATACAAAACCTCAGAACTCCACTGGATCAAAAAATTCATCTATAAATATCCAATTAAAACCTAACCATAATCAGAAAAAAATTGCAAATAATTCAAATAACCTAGAAAAGTAAAACaatttctaaacaaaatcatctAAGAAAAACAGTGAAAACTCGGCAAATTTTCCTTAATCACTTCTCAAAATCACAATTTCCttttccaatcaaattcaattccAAGAATAAGAAACTCGATCATACAAAGAagagaaagtgagaaagaaaCCTCTACGGAAGCCGATCCGGATCGAAGTGGACTCCGCGATAGAGAAAGTTCTGCAGGTGGTGGAAGATCGATGGCGCTAGAATCGTTCGGTTGTAGGTGGCGGAGACGAAAATCGCTTAGGAATCGTCGTGAGTCGCGGTTGGATTACTGGGTGAGACTCTCAACTCGACCCGGCGCGTTTTACCgagtttttcattttcattttctttttctttttcttataaattaattataattattttatttttctgaaataatTTTAAGAATTTAACCATTAGACATAGATTAGAACGTAAAGTTTTACCTAACAATatgataaaatttaattataagtATAATGTGTATTACActttcttatttttatgaaaaatgtttttatgctttatgCTGTAAATTATTAGtcggaaaattaaataattttttaactatAACTTCACCAACTAATATAGTGTTATGATATGTATTGCCTTATAGTTATAGtagtaataaaaattaattaatcttTTAGGTTTATGAGTgatcaaatatattaattattaaataaatttaaaaataaattggtGATAAAAATTAGAGGAGGACAGagtattatataatttatataaaaaaagaatttgGTGAGTTGACTCAGGTTTTTTTTTAAAGAGGGTCCTAATTCTCGATGGAAAAAAACACTCACCATATCAGACATGTAACATATGCGTAGGGAATTCTTTTGGTACATTTggatacaagaaaaataaatacttTTTTATGGCTGatcttaataaataaattattttatattattaaataattatttgaattagTAGTGAATGACGTTTGgacttaatttaaaaaaaaaaaaaaaaggacagAAAGATACGGTAAGATTCTCTGCAATTAAGCAATCTAACAAATAGGATACGGATGGTAAAAACTACAATAACAATAAATTAATGGTGTTTCACTATTGTAGAAATTTTGGACTTTGAAACTGCTATTTATATTCTCTAATGGCTTTTAAACTGTTATTTTCATCTCCAATGGCTTCTTAAAGGACTCTTGTGGTCACCATTTTCACTCCTATACAAACCAGAGAAAAATATATTCTTAATACGGAGAAATGCAATACTATCCTATGTATTTAaagttttttaattctttttaaaatgatttttatagtgttatataataaaattgtataaaaaaatttcataaaaatttagtttgataattatttttaaaatattattttaaatattttattatttaattaaaactttttttgaatttcaaaattcaaaaaaccatttaattttaaataatttttataattatttgagtgaagtctcattttagtccctcacaaaaattgtagaggtcagattagtccctgagaaaaaaaagtctctattaaatccttttacaaaatttaactgagtcatgttagtctctcaactaacatttttttaaaatcggttttttttcttacttttgaatcGTGGCTGGACTACTAATAGagactcattttagtccctcacaaaaaaggaagagtccaaattagtccctaaaAAAAAGTCTATATTTaatcctgttctggactgggccaagattcagcccaatctactttcggcccacttaaCCTTGGAGGTCCAGACCATCCCTGAGCCCATAAGGAGCAAACTGTGCCCGGCTACTCGAAGACCCAACGACACTAGAGTAAGCTACTTGGTGCTCGGTATGTGTGCCCCCCGCGAGCACCCCACCTGACGAGGACCTACCTCCTCACTTGAACCCGAGCATGTCAAAGCGCGCTCCCCGCGAGCACCTTCTCTACCGAGGACCCTTCTCCTCGTAGGGTTCCTTCACATCCAACCTCATAAATAAtgcggagtccacgtggtccctaaaagaccgcgtctcccttaaatTTCGGAGTGGTTGACTAGGACGAAGAGCACTCACGcatctccgatatttccgcctaggaaacctggcagtctcctagttgggcctggaaatccagcccagtagcgagatcatggcccaacgctgggggctataaataccctctttcactagagggtcaggtattcattctcttctaacctttagctcgtacttgcactcTGATTGCTCGTTTTCTTACtttagcatcggagtaccttgcaggtacacccccctccacttctcaaagatccagttccgagcaggccttgacgattcgtctgatcaggtacgatcaaatcccttacaaaatttaatcaagcaatgttagtccctcttttagtattttttttcaaatcgatatatatttttttaaattgtgactggacttctattttacgactgttgaattgaaattatttatgaagGGATTGTAGATAAGTCATCGCGATACCACAatgttcttttctttgtttggtttattatcaGGCTTATGGGTGGGTGACTATAGTTTTTGTTGTTATGTATTCTTCTGTACtaggtgttgttgttgttttagttgttaataatcttttaggaaggtttagttttgttactaaggtgatttaggataatttcttgcttttgtaaataatacttgtggcgaaaataatacacatgatatgttggaagaaaattggtttataccatatcacttaggttttgatgataataaagtATTTAATGAAAGCAGGTATATCTTGTCAAGTCTAGTCATAgtttaaaaatacgaaaaaaaatcgtttgaaaaaaatattaaaagagggactaacatggctcagttaaattttgtaagggactaatttggactctcccttttttgtgaggactaaaatgggtcttcactggtGGTCTAGTCACGAttcaatagtaaaaaaaaatcggtttgaaaaaaatattagtagagagactaacatgactcgattaaattttgtaagggatttaatagggaattttttttctcaaggactaatctgacctctacagtttttgtgagggactaaaatgggactTCATAGTCAAAAAAAATGGGATTTCAGTCTAATTATTTTTGagatattattttttgaaaaaaattacgattttgattatattttaatttttaataatttatgtttatggtatataatattaataatcaatttttaatttataaaaataaatataaaaaattataatattttaaaaaactgttTTATAAAATCCATTTAAAAAATACAGAAAAATATCTATTTTTATAAGGGTAAACAAACTGGcccttattttaattaatcaatttgaAAAGACAATTTTTAGTTATAAAAAACTTGTACCTTAATATTTTCCATTCCAAGATCTTAAGTACCCAAAAAAACCCATCATTTTAGTACTTGTGaacaaaatcaaaaacaaaattacGGAAAAAAAATACACTTGCCAACATTTCTAAAAACAGTAGGATACAATATTGCTTAGTGTTGTTTATGATTCAGTTTGTGAGAAAATTAAATAGAATCGATTTAAATTATAGTTAAAATTTATTTGAACTTAATCGaattatttcaatttattaagaATCGAATAGATCAAAATTATTGTTCTGGTACATCATTTTAAAACTTCGAATCGTACCAAATTATTAGAAGATAATTTTTTCTAAATCGAACCATTTATTAAAGAACTAAACCGTtgaactattttttaatttttttataaaaaaattaacttgttttaagtattttttttatttttttagtttggtTCGCTTTCACTTTAGTTCGATTTCGGTTTAGGtttgattttaaaattgtttGTGCATTATGGTTTAAACATAATGatttagttattttaatttcagttcggcaattcaattcagttattgattttttttaaatagtcctAATATTGCTAATTTAGTACAATCTACAACTGCAGCGAATTGCAATTTCAGTATGAATTAAAACTATGTACATGATCTCCATTAGAAACTACATCTACCAATTACATTAAAACTCAAAAACTTAATTTACCCTCTATGGAATGAAAATCTTTATCTCAATTATATTTAACAAtatattcaaataatttttaattaaaattcacgCTGCAACGATATGCCACACAATGATGATTTAAAGATTgagaatattattttttttctaaaatcatCGTAGACGCAATTactttcataatttcttcaaaagagaagaaagaatTGAGAAATGAGACTTTGTTAATAAGTTTATATTTATGCTTCTATTTTCTATTAGATTAGATTGGTACTTGCGTGATATGTGGGGTTATAATGAATTATAAATGCAACTAGTATTAGAATAGACaggttttaattttgtttaatataaaaaattgtgtTTGAGACAATTAGACAAAAGTCATAAAAATGtaagataaaatattaaaaattaagattGAAATTGTGAAATAAGTATGAAAATATCgagtcatttatttattttttattttttctcaacAGAATGTTTATTCTCCATCATCATGGGAATCGAAGACATTCTACATTTGAATGATTCATATTCAATATAATTAATATCAACGAC from Vicia villosa cultivar HV-30 ecotype Madison, WI linkage group LG4, Vvil1.0, whole genome shotgun sequence encodes the following:
- the LOC131594686 gene encoding uncharacterized protein LOC131594686; its protein translation is MAPIRSTGFVDPGWDHGIAQDERKKKVRCNYCGKVVSGGIYRLKQHLARVSGEVTYCEKAPEEVYLKMKENLEGCRSNKKQKQVDAQAYMNFHSNDDEDDEEQVGCRSKGRQLMVERNASVNLTPLRSLGYIDPGWEHGVAQDERKKKVKCSYCEKVVSGGINRFKQHLARIPGEVAPCKSAPEEVYLKIKDNMKWHRTGKRHRHPEGKELLAFYSKSDNDDEEYEQPEDTLHHINKEALIDIDRRYSKDTEKTFKGMSTGPEPVLRRSKLDSFYRKPPTNQTPTTYKHLKVKTGSSTKKLRKEVISSICKFFCHAGIPLQAADSIYFHKMLEMAGQYGQGLVCPPSQVISSRFLQEEINSIKNYLIEYKASWAITGCSVLADSWRDTQGRTIINFLVSCPHGVYFVSSVDATNVVEDAPYLFKLLDKVVEEIGEENVVQVITENTPNYKAAGKMLEERRRNLFWTPCATYCFNQVLEDFMKIKFVEECMEKGQKITKLIYNQIWLLNLMKSEFTQGKDLLRPAGTQCASSFATLLSLLDHRVSLRRMFLSNKWMSSRFSSSSEGKEVQRIVLNVTFWKKMQYVRKSVEPILQVIQKLSSGESLSMPFLYNDLYRARLAIKFGLGDDARKYEPFLKVIDRHCNSLFCHPLYKAAYFLNPSYRYRQDFAAHSEVVRGLNECIVRLDLDSMRRISASMQIAHYNSAQDDFGTELAISTRTDLEPAAWWQQHGISCLELQRIAVRILSQTCSSFACEHDSSMYDQIYNKRKNRLSQKKLNDIMYVHYNLRLRECQVRKRSRESKSTSVDNVLQEHLLGDWIVDTAAQSSDVDKNIPFGVELDDEYENDSIDYEDGGAARHLKGSLELMTMADGAVGSSDADHANIDGATDDESDLNYFDDDLSE